One stretch of Chaetodon auriga isolate fChaAug3 chromosome 18, fChaAug3.hap1, whole genome shotgun sequence DNA includes these proteins:
- the clu gene encoding clusterin, whose translation MLMMMMMMKKKKGSKTLAVMALLLASVDCVLLPSMEELTQISLQGEKYLDKQIENAVNGVKEMKSVMQKSSEDHKKFLDALEKTKEQKEEALRTAQEVEAKLEQEEEVCNETMKTLWEECKPCLKSTCVKYYSRTCSSGSGLVGRQLEEVLNRTSPFSIWINGEKIDVLEQEGQRQSKELKNLEEKYTEMADGVDSIFSDSMKVADHVHYNPPAFFLPSFLGPYTRRSRSVHSFFHDPFHSFQSLFSPMTGMGRNFFSSMGSMMDIDADTPPNEDGSVNEDVVITKPFGNGRMTCREIRRNSAGCLKFREECQKCKDIQHIDCSGKKPLEGPLKEELEGALAMAERFTEQYNSLLKRFEEQMFNTSSILDLLNSQFGWVSTLANNTNDDFFRVQTVICKDPEEKPAGEETQPVDTKVSVKLFDSPSMNFSVPGNIPWTDPKFSEVVAQEALDRYKETSIMVK comes from the exons atgttaatgatgatgatgatgatgaagaagaagaaagggtcAAAGACTCTGGCTGTGATGGCCCTGCTTCTGGCCTCAGTCGACTGTGTCCTGCTTCCATCAATGGAAGAACTTACCC AGATCTCCCTCCAGGGCGAGAAGTATCTGGACAAACAGATTGAGAACGCCGTTAATGgagtgaaggagatgaagagtgTGATGCAGAAGTCTTCAGAGGACCACAAGAAGTTTTTGGACGCCCTGGAGAAGACCAAGGAGCAGAAAGAG GAGGCGCTGCGTAcggctcaggaggtggaggccaagctggagcaggaggaggaggtctgcaATGAGACCATGAAGACTCTGTGGGAGGAGTGTAAGCCTTGTCTGAAGAGCACCTGTGTTAAATACTACTCCCGCACCTGCAGCAGCGGATCTGGACTGGTGGGACGTCAG ctggaggaggtgctgaaCAGGACGTCTCCCTTCTCCATCTGGATCAACGGGGAGAAGATCGACGTCCTGGAGCAGGAGGGACAACGACAGAGCAAAGAACTGAAGAACCTGGAGGAGAAATACACAGAGATGGCCGACGGCGTGGACAGCATCTTCTCAGACAGCATGAAG GTGGCCGATCACGTCCACTACAACCCTCCGGCGTTCTTTCTTCCCAGTTTCCTGGGGCCGTACACCCGCCGGAGCAGAAGCGTTCACTCTTTCTTCCACGATCCTTTCCACAGCTTCCAGAGTTTGTTCTCCCCCATGACGGGCATGGGCAGGAACTTCTTCAGCTCAATGGGCTCCATGATGGACATCGACGCGGACACGCCTCCTAATGAGG ACGGCAGCGTGAATGAGGACGTGGTCATCACCAAACCTTTTGGCAACGGCAGGATGACCTGCAGAGAGATTCGCCGCAACTCAGCCGGCTGCCTCAAGTTCCGCGAAGAGTGTCAGAAATGCAAAGACATCCAGCATATTG ACTGCTCTGGTAAGAAACCCCTGGAGGGCCCGctgaaggaggagctggagggcgCGCTGGCCATGGCCGAGCGTTTCACCGAGCAGTACAACAGTCTCCTGAAGAGGTTCGAGGAGCAGATGTTCAACACCTCCTCCATCCTGGACCTGCTCAACTCTCAGTTCGGCTGGGTGTCGACCCTGGCAAACAACACCAATGACGACTTCTTCCGGGTTCAGACG GTGATCTGCAAGGACCCTGAGGAGAAGCCTGCTGGGGAGGAGACGCAGCCTGTTGATACCAAGGTGTCCGTGAAGCTCTTCGACTCGCCATCTATGAACTTCAGCGTGCCGGGCAACATCCCATGGACCGACCCCAAGTTCTCTGAGGTGGTGGCCCAGGAGGCTCTGGACCGCTACAAGGAAACGAGCAT TATGGTCAAATAA